The Peptococcaceae bacterium 1198_IL3148 genome window below encodes:
- a CDS encoding FAD-dependent oxidoreductase, with protein sequence MSEHKTNKEMVGSVMVVGGGISGMQSSLDLAESGYRVYLVEKKPAIGGVMARLDKTFPTNDCAMCIMSPKLVDTGRHKDIDILAGTEVVDIAGEPGNFKVKLHKAARYVDLTKCTGCGECANVCPVSLKDQFNGELADRKAIYKLYAQATPNAFAVEKKGVAPCRAACPAGINVQGYVQLIKSGKFVDAWKMIYQDMPLPAICGRVCAHPCQSACNRKDIDEPVQIQKLKRLAADIAYENLDSLPLPEPTAQREEKVAVIGGGPAGLSAANFLARNGYQVTIFEKLPVVGGMMRVGIPEYRLPRKWIELEVDLIKKLGVEIKTNTALGKDITIKGLMDEGYKAVFLAVGAHKGFNLQVPGADLNGVISAVDMLRQVNLGEKVELGKKVLVVGGGNVAMDAARVSRRLGCEVDVLSLEAEGKLPASPEEIQEAIEEGIVFHYATGVEKIIGAKGKVKEVNTVNVTALFDEKGRFAPTYGDNKGTITGIDSVIVAIGQTPDLSFVEDMPLTNERGNRLLADPDTMATNVAGVFAGGDAQSGPRLLIDAVGAGKRAAESIHRYIQGEDLKANREFKIPEEKIAPLRQQPGEVVREAPMAMSYAPAEQRATNFEEVALGYTAEEAQKEAERCLNCAVCSECLQCVDACVAKAINHDMQDEDIELEVGAVILNPGYETYDPSNLDYYGYGRFPNVLTSMQFERILSASGPYKGHMVRPSDHKEPEKIAWIQCVGSRNEKECHGYCSSVCCMYAIKEAVIAKEHSSQPLDTTIFFMDMRTHGKDFERYYDRARNQQGVRFVRSRIYEVTQASDGSNDLIIRYANEDGTINTERFDMVVLSVGFNPNSDAAQLAEAAHIELNEFGFCKTDEFDPGCTTRDGVFVSGAFCEPKDIPDTAVDASSAAAYASRLLAPARGSMIRVQEYPPEKNVEGQKPRVGVFVCNCGINIGSVVNVSSVVEYAKTLKDVVYAQEFLFTCSQDNIVKIKEAIIEHDLNRVVVASCTPRTHAPLFQASLREAGLNPYLYEHANIREQVSWVHREMPEKATEKAKDLVKMTVAKVRLLKPVQTKTFTINQKALVVGGGVAGMTNALSLAEQGFEVFLLEKTGELGGHARHIQYTINGNRPTELVDKLIAEVNSNDKIQILLNAAVQDVSGYLGNYRTVVKFADDSTTEIEHGAVVIATGADAVVPDEYLYGQHQAVLTQQELEERVVNGQLGKPNTVVMIQCVGSRQEDRPYCSKICCTQAVKNALRLKEENPETKVFILYRDIRTYGFKEKYYTEARQKGVIFIRYNVDNKPQVSADGDKVTVQVTDHVLGMPVNIGADLLVLSNGIKPNSDNEVLSQHFKVPLNADGFFSEAHMKLRPVDFAADGLYLCGLAHGPKTIGESIGQANAAAVRAVTLLSKENLESLGITAEVDEELCKGCGLCVEACAYGARALDEKTKVAMVRDVLCQGCGACVSVCPSGACQQRGYEKNQLLTMIDALIS encoded by the coding sequence ATGAGTGAACATAAGACCAACAAAGAGATGGTTGGATCGGTGATGGTTGTGGGAGGCGGTATTTCCGGCATGCAATCTTCATTGGATCTGGCGGAGTCAGGTTACCGGGTTTATCTAGTGGAGAAGAAACCAGCTATTGGTGGTGTGATGGCTCGTTTGGATAAAACTTTCCCCACCAATGACTGTGCGATGTGTATCATGTCTCCAAAGCTGGTGGATACCGGCAGACATAAGGACATTGATATTTTGGCCGGTACCGAGGTGGTGGATATTGCTGGGGAGCCAGGTAATTTTAAAGTAAAGCTACATAAAGCCGCACGCTATGTTGATTTGACTAAATGTACAGGTTGTGGTGAATGTGCCAACGTTTGTCCGGTTAGTTTAAAGGATCAATTTAATGGCGAATTGGCAGATCGTAAAGCCATATATAAGTTATACGCCCAGGCGACACCAAATGCCTTTGCGGTGGAAAAGAAAGGGGTGGCTCCCTGTAGAGCAGCTTGCCCCGCAGGTATTAATGTGCAGGGTTATGTACAATTAATTAAGTCTGGCAAATTTGTCGACGCTTGGAAGATGATCTATCAAGATATGCCGCTACCGGCCATCTGTGGTCGCGTATGCGCCCATCCCTGTCAATCGGCTTGTAACCGCAAAGATATTGATGAGCCGGTGCAAATCCAGAAATTAAAGCGGTTAGCCGCTGATATCGCCTACGAAAATTTAGATTCACTGCCGCTGCCGGAGCCAACGGCACAACGGGAAGAAAAGGTGGCGGTTATTGGTGGTGGCCCCGCTGGTTTATCAGCAGCCAATTTTTTAGCCAGAAACGGCTATCAAGTGACTATATTTGAAAAGCTGCCGGTTGTGGGCGGTATGATGAGAGTGGGTATTCCGGAATATCGTCTGCCCAGAAAGTGGATTGAATTAGAAGTTGATTTAATTAAAAAACTGGGTGTTGAAATTAAGACAAATACTGCCTTGGGTAAAGATATCACCATTAAAGGCTTAATGGATGAGGGATATAAAGCAGTCTTCTTGGCGGTGGGAGCCCATAAAGGTTTTAACTTACAAGTGCCCGGAGCCGATTTAAACGGCGTGATCAGTGCGGTGGATATGTTACGCCAAGTGAACCTGGGTGAAAAGGTAGAGCTGGGCAAAAAGGTGCTGGTGGTTGGTGGCGGCAACGTAGCCATGGACGCTGCCAGAGTATCCCGGCGCTTAGGTTGTGAAGTCGATGTCCTCAGTTTAGAGGCCGAAGGTAAATTGCCAGCTTCACCGGAGGAAATTCAAGAGGCCATTGAAGAAGGTATAGTTTTCCACTATGCCACCGGCGTAGAAAAAATTATTGGTGCTAAAGGTAAGGTAAAAGAAGTCAATACCGTTAACGTAACTGCGCTATTTGATGAAAAGGGTCGGTTTGCACCCACATATGGCGACAACAAGGGCACCATTACTGGTATAGATAGTGTTATTGTGGCCATTGGCCAAACCCCGGATTTATCATTTGTTGAGGATATGCCGTTGACCAACGAGCGGGGCAACCGTTTGCTGGCAGATCCAGATACTATGGCCACTAATGTTGCTGGGGTTTTTGCCGGCGGTGATGCCCAAAGTGGTCCCCGGTTATTAATTGACGCTGTTGGGGCCGGTAAACGGGCTGCAGAGAGTATCCACCGCTATATTCAAGGGGAAGATTTAAAAGCAAACCGAGAATTTAAAATTCCCGAAGAAAAAATTGCCCCGCTGCGTCAACAACCCGGAGAGGTTGTAAGAGAAGCACCGATGGCCATGAGTTATGCGCCGGCAGAGCAAAGGGCCACTAACTTTGAAGAAGTGGCATTGGGGTACACTGCTGAAGAAGCCCAAAAAGAGGCCGAACGTTGCTTGAACTGCGCCGTATGTTCTGAATGCTTACAGTGTGTTGATGCCTGTGTAGCTAAAGCCATCAATCATGATATGCAAGATGAAGACATTGAGCTTGAGGTGGGGGCGGTTATCTTAAATCCAGGTTACGAAACTTATGACCCCAGTAATTTGGACTACTATGGCTATGGCCGTTTCCCCAATGTGTTAACCAGTATGCAATTTGAGCGGATATTATCGGCCTCTGGGCCATATAAGGGACATATGGTGCGTCCGTCCGATCATAAAGAACCAGAAAAAATTGCCTGGATACAATGCGTTGGTTCCCGTAACGAAAAAGAGTGCCATGGTTACTGTTCTTCCGTTTGCTGTATGTATGCCATTAAGGAAGCGGTTATCGCTAAGGAACACAGTAGTCAACCGCTGGATACCACCATCTTTTTCATGGATATGCGTACCCATGGTAAAGACTTTGAGCGTTACTATGACCGAGCCAGAAACCAACAGGGCGTAAGATTTGTACGTTCCAGAATATATGAAGTTACCCAGGCCAGCGATGGCAGCAATGACTTAATTATTCGCTATGCCAATGAAGATGGTACCATTAATACCGAGCGGTTTGATATGGTGGTTCTATCCGTTGGTTTCAACCCCAATAGTGATGCGGCCCAGTTGGCTGAGGCTGCCCATATCGAACTGAATGAATTTGGTTTTTGTAAAACCGATGAGTTTGACCCCGGTTGTACCACCAGAGATGGGGTATTTGTCAGTGGTGCTTTCTGTGAGCCCAAGGATATTCCAGATACCGCTGTGGACGCCAGTTCTGCCGCTGCCTATGCCTCCAGACTGTTGGCTCCGGCCCGAGGTAGCATGATTCGGGTGCAAGAGTACCCACCGGAAAAAAATGTAGAGGGTCAAAAGCCGCGGGTTGGTGTATTTGTCTGCAACTGCGGTATCAACATTGGCAGTGTGGTTAACGTGTCCAGCGTGGTGGAATATGCTAAGACGCTAAAGGACGTGGTGTATGCCCAAGAATTCCTGTTTACTTGCTCCCAGGACAACATCGTTAAAATTAAAGAGGCCATTATTGAACACGATTTAAATAGAGTGGTGGTGGCATCCTGCACCCCCCGCACCCACGCTCCGTTATTCCAAGCCAGCCTGCGGGAGGCCGGATTGAACCCGTATTTGTATGAGCACGCCAACATTCGGGAACAGGTATCCTGGGTGCACCGGGAAATGCCAGAAAAAGCCACTGAAAAGGCCAAGGATCTGGTGAAAATGACGGTTGCTAAAGTTAGGTTATTAAAACCTGTACAGACCAAGACCTTTACCATTAACCAAAAGGCGCTGGTGGTTGGTGGCGGAGTTGCCGGTATGACCAATGCCCTTTCATTGGCTGAACAAGGTTTTGAGGTGTTCTTACTGGAAAAAACCGGTGAATTAGGCGGTCACGCCCGGCACATTCAATATACTATCAATGGCAATAGGCCAACAGAATTAGTTGACAAGTTAATTGCAGAAGTAAACAGCAATGACAAAATTCAAATATTGTTAAATGCTGCAGTGCAGGATGTTTCTGGTTATCTGGGTAACTACCGCACAGTGGTTAAGTTTGCTGACGATTCCACCACCGAAATTGAACATGGTGCGGTGGTAATTGCCACCGGTGCAGACGCAGTGGTGCCGGATGAATATCTCTACGGTCAACATCAAGCGGTATTAACCCAACAGGAGTTAGAAGAACGGGTGGTCAACGGGCAACTGGGTAAGCCCAATACTGTGGTGATGATTCAATGTGTGGGCTCACGTCAGGAGGATCGACCCTACTGCAGTAAAATTTGCTGCACCCAGGCGGTTAAAAATGCCTTAAGATTAAAAGAAGAAAATCCCGAGACTAAAGTCTTTATCCTATACCGGGACATCAGAACCTACGGATTTAAAGAAAAATATTATACCGAAGCCCGCCAAAAGGGCGTTATCTTCATTCGCTATAATGTAGACAACAAGCCGCAAGTGTCAGCCGATGGCGATAAAGTAACGGTACAGGTAACTGATCACGTTTTAGGCATGCCGGTCAATATCGGTGCCGATCTATTGGTATTGTCCAATGGTATTAAACCGAACAGTGATAACGAGGTGCTGAGCCAGCACTTTAAGGTGCCGTTGAATGCCGATGGTTTCTTCTCCGAGGCCCATATGAAGTTACGTCCCGTTGACTTTGCCGCTGATGGTTTATACCTTTGCGGTTTGGCCCACGGACCTAAGACCATTGGAGAAAGTATCGGTCAGGCCAATGCGGCGGCAGTTAGGGCGGTAACGCTACTTTCTAAGGAAAACCTAGAATCCCTGGGGATCACTGCCGAAGTAGATGAGGAACTATGTAAAGGCTGTGGACTATGTGTAGAAGCCTGTGCCTATGGTGCCCGGGCTCTGGACGAAAAGACAAAGGTGGCCATGGTGCGGGATGTACTTTGCCAAGGCTGTGGCGCTTGTGTATCAGTATGCCCCAGCGGTGCTTGCCAGCAGCGGGGCTACGAAAAGAACCAGTTGTTGACAATGATAGATGCGCTAATCAGTTAA